In Thermus islandicus DSM 21543, one genomic interval encodes:
- a CDS encoding cytochrome P450, with amino-acid sequence MERLSLKGALPHLKRLQEDPLAVLLEWGRAHPRVFLPLPGLPLALVFDPEGVERVLLAEGPTKATFQYRALARLTGRGLLTDWGPSWKEARRALKDPFLPKAVWTYREAIKEEAQAFFTGWGGEERDLEHEMLALSLRLLGRVLFGEPLSPDLARLALLALDRIMARTRSPLAALDLREEVRFQRNKALLYREAEALLPYPPLSRLPRGRALSEAVTLLVAGHETLASALTWALLLLSHRPDFQERVAEQEEAALAAFQEALRLYPPAWILTRKVEAPFSLGEDLPPRGTTLVLSPYVTHRLSFPEGEAFRPERFLGEKGTPSGRYFPFGLGQRLCLGRDLALLEGPLVLQAFFRRFRLDPLPFPRVLAQVTLRPEGGVPAKPRLWVRA; translated from the coding sequence ATGGAACGCCTCTCCTTGAAGGGAGCCCTGCCCCACCTGAAGCGCCTCCAGGAGGACCCCCTCGCCGTCCTCCTGGAGTGGGGCCGGGCCCATCCCAGGGTCTTCCTCCCCCTCCCCGGCCTTCCCCTGGCCCTCGTCTTTGACCCGGAGGGGGTAGAAAGGGTACTCCTCGCCGAAGGGCCCACCAAGGCCACCTTCCAGTACCGGGCCCTCGCCCGGCTCACGGGAAGGGGGCTCCTCACCGACTGGGGGCCTAGCTGGAAGGAGGCCCGGAGGGCCCTCAAGGACCCCTTCCTGCCCAAGGCGGTTTGGACCTACCGGGAGGCCATAAAGGAGGAGGCCCAGGCCTTCTTCACCGGGTGGGGAGGAGAGGAGAGGGACCTGGAACACGAGATGCTCGCCCTTTCCCTGAGGCTTTTGGGCCGCGTTCTCTTCGGCGAGCCCCTTTCCCCGGACCTGGCCCGGCTCGCCCTCCTGGCCCTGGACCGGATCATGGCCCGGACGCGAAGCCCCCTCGCGGCCTTGGACCTCCGCGAGGAGGTCCGCTTCCAAAGGAACAAGGCCCTTCTCTACCGGGAGGCGGAGGCCCTCCTCCCCTACCCTCCCCTGAGCCGCCTGCCCCGAGGGCGGGCGCTCTCCGAAGCCGTGACCCTCCTCGTGGCCGGGCACGAGACCCTGGCCAGCGCCCTCACCTGGGCCCTCCTCCTCCTCTCCCACCGCCCCGACTTCCAGGAGAGGGTGGCCGAGCAGGAGGAGGCGGCCCTCGCCGCCTTCCAGGAGGCCCTGAGGCTCTACCCCCCGGCCTGGATCCTTACCCGCAAGGTGGAAGCGCCCTTCTCCCTGGGGGAGGACCTCCCTCCCCGGGGCACCACCCTGGTCCTCTCCCCCTACGTGACCCACAGGCTTTCCTTCCCCGAAGGGGAGGCCTTTCGGCCGGAGCGCTTCCTGGGGGAAAAGGGCACCCCCTCGGGGCGCTACTTCCCCTTTGGCCTGGGCCAGAGGCTCTGCCTGGGGCGGGACCTGGCCCTCCTCGAGGGTCCCCTCGTCCTTCAGGCCTTCTTCCGGCGCTTCCGGCTTGACCCCCTCCCCTTCCCCCGGGTCCTGGCCCAGGTCACCCTGCGGCCGGAAGGGGGCGTCCCCGCCAAGCCACGGCTGTGGGTGAGGGCATGA
- the phr gene encoding deoxyribodipyrimidine photo-lyase: MNLVWHRADLRLADHPALLETLKAGPAVGLVVLDPNNLRTSPRRQAWFLENVRALREAYRARGGALWVLEGLPWEKVPEAARRLRAKAVYALRSYTPYGRYRDLRVKEALPVPLHLLPAPHLIPPDLPRAYRVYTPFARRFQGVEAPLPAPEALPREEEEGEVPRVLSDVPLPEPGEEAARGRLRAFLEAKLARYAEERDRLDGEGGSRLSPYFALGVLSPREAALRALGQGGEGARKWVSELLWRDFSYHLLYHFPHMAEKPMDGRLEALPWQEDEALFQAWYRGKTGVPLVDAAMRELHATGLLSNRARMVAAQFAVKYLLLPWKRCEEAFRHLLLDGDRAVNLQGWQWAGGLGVDAAPYFRLFNPVLQGERHDPERRWLRRWAPEYPSYAPKDPVVGLEAARRRYLSLAEGLLREKDPPATPPSP, encoded by the coding sequence GTGAACCTGGTCTGGCACCGCGCCGACCTCCGCCTTGCGGACCACCCGGCCCTCCTCGAGACCCTGAAGGCGGGCCCGGCGGTGGGCCTGGTGGTCCTGGACCCCAACAACCTGAGGACCTCCCCCAGGCGGCAGGCCTGGTTTCTGGAGAACGTCCGGGCCCTCCGGGAGGCCTACCGGGCCCGGGGCGGGGCCCTTTGGGTCCTGGAGGGCCTTCCCTGGGAAAAGGTGCCGGAGGCGGCGAGGCGGCTTCGGGCCAAGGCCGTCTACGCCCTAAGGAGTTACACCCCCTACGGCCGCTACCGGGACCTTAGGGTGAAGGAGGCCCTTCCCGTTCCCCTTCACCTCCTCCCCGCCCCCCACCTCATCCCCCCCGACCTCCCCCGGGCCTACCGGGTCTACACCCCCTTCGCCCGGCGCTTCCAGGGGGTGGAAGCCCCCCTCCCCGCCCCCGAGGCCCTACCTCGGGAGGAGGAGGAAGGGGAGGTGCCCAGGGTCCTGAGCGACGTCCCCCTCCCCGAGCCCGGGGAGGAGGCGGCGAGGGGAAGGCTTCGGGCTTTCCTGGAGGCCAAGCTCGCCCGCTACGCCGAGGAGAGGGACCGGCTGGACGGGGAGGGGGGCTCGAGGCTCTCCCCCTACTTCGCCCTAGGGGTCCTCTCCCCCCGGGAGGCCGCCCTCCGGGCCCTGGGCCAGGGGGGAGAGGGGGCGAGGAAGTGGGTTTCGGAGCTCCTCTGGCGGGACTTCTCCTACCACCTCCTCTACCACTTCCCCCATATGGCAGAAAAGCCCATGGACGGGCGCCTCGAGGCCCTTCCCTGGCAGGAGGACGAGGCCCTCTTCCAGGCCTGGTACCGGGGGAAGACGGGCGTTCCCTTGGTGGACGCCGCCATGCGGGAGCTCCACGCCACGGGCCTCCTCTCCAACCGGGCGAGGATGGTGGCGGCGCAGTTTGCGGTGAAGTACCTCCTTCTTCCTTGGAAAAGGTGCGAGGAGGCCTTCCGCCACCTCCTCCTGGACGGGGACCGGGCGGTGAACCTCCAGGGGTGGCAGTGGGCGGGGGGCCTGGGGGTGGACGCCGCCCCCTACTTCCGCCTCTTCAACCCCGTGCTCCAAGGGGAAAGGCACGACCCCGAAAGGCGCTGGCTAAGGCGCTGGGCCCCGGAGTACCCCTCCTACGCCCCCAAAGACCCCGTGGTGGGCCTGGAGGCGGCAAGACGGCGCTACCTCTCCCTGGCCGAGGGGCTTCTTCGGGAGAAAGACCCTCCGGCGACCCCACCTTCCCCTTAG
- a CDS encoding phytoene/squalene synthase family protein, giving the protein MEPDWKALSRLIRLHSTTFYWGSLLFPKEERKGAWAVYAACRLGDEAVDGEGGGEGALARWWAGVERAYGGRPREAWEQGLAWALERWPIPLEAFRDMREGFRTDLGPVRLDSEEELLTYCYRVGGTVGRMIAPIAGGKEEAEEKAVRLGQAMQLTNILRDVGEDLGRNRLYLPRTLLQAHGVRLEDLLEGRVTPGYRALMAHLEGRARSLYREGLSGLRHLRVGRAAIALAALQYQGILDKLRLQGYDNLRQRAHLKPWERLWLLPKALWAVRW; this is encoded by the coding sequence ATGGAACCCGATTGGAAAGCCCTATCCCGCCTAATCCGCCTCCACTCCACCACCTTTTACTGGGGAAGCCTCCTTTTCCCCAAGGAGGAGAGGAAGGGAGCCTGGGCCGTCTACGCCGCCTGCCGCCTGGGGGACGAGGCCGTGGACGGGGAAGGAGGGGGGGAGGGGGCCCTCGCCCGCTGGTGGGCCGGGGTGGAGCGGGCCTATGGGGGAAGGCCAAGGGAAGCGTGGGAGCAGGGCCTGGCCTGGGCCCTGGAGCGCTGGCCCATCCCCTTGGAGGCCTTTAGGGATATGCGGGAGGGGTTCCGCACCGACCTGGGCCCGGTGCGGCTGGACTCCGAGGAGGAGCTCCTCACCTACTGCTACCGGGTGGGGGGCACCGTGGGCCGCATGATCGCCCCCATCGCCGGAGGAAAAGAGGAGGCCGAGGAGAAGGCCGTTCGCCTGGGCCAGGCCATGCAGCTCACCAACATCCTCAGGGACGTGGGGGAGGACCTGGGACGGAACCGGCTCTACCTCCCAAGGACCCTCCTCCAGGCCCATGGGGTCCGCCTGGAGGACCTCCTGGAGGGGCGGGTCACCCCGGGGTACCGGGCCCTTATGGCCCACCTCGAGGGGAGGGCCCGAAGCCTCTACCGCGAGGGGCTATCCGGCCTTCGGCACCTTCGGGTGGGCCGGGCGGCCATCGCCCTCGCCGCCTTGCAGTACCAGGGCATCCTGGACAAGCTCCGCCTCCAGGGCTACGACAACCTGCGCCAGCGGGCCCACCTCAAGCCCTGGGAGCGGCTTTGGCTCCTCCCCAAGGCCCTATGGGCGGTGCGGTGGTGA
- a CDS encoding MerR family transcriptional regulator, whose translation MTRAGVYTIAEVEAMTGLSAEVLRQWERRYGFPRPERTPGGHRLYRQEEVEALRTIRRWLEEGATPQAAIRRYLAQEVHPEALEAPLYGALLSADLLGAEAVFRRAVRLLGPEGALNRLLVPVLRRVGEAWHKGEVGVAEEHLATTFLRARLHELLDLVGFPPGAPILVTTPPGERHEIGAMLVAFSLRRRGLPALYLGPDTPLPDLKRLGERLQARAVVLSALLSEPLKALPQGALSRLAPRVYLGGQGASPEEAKRLGARFVEGLEALAEELQSPEGGERKGT comes from the coding sequence ATGACCCGCGCCGGGGTGTACACCATCGCCGAGGTGGAGGCCATGACCGGGCTCTCCGCCGAGGTCCTGAGGCAGTGGGAGCGCCGCTACGGCTTTCCCCGGCCCGAGCGCACCCCCGGGGGCCACCGCCTCTACCGCCAGGAGGAGGTGGAGGCCTTGAGGACCATCCGCCGCTGGCTGGAGGAAGGGGCTACGCCCCAGGCGGCCATCCGGCGCTACCTCGCCCAGGAGGTGCACCCCGAGGCCCTCGAGGCGCCTCTTTACGGGGCCCTCCTCTCCGCCGACCTTTTGGGGGCGGAGGCCGTCTTCCGCCGCGCCGTGAGGCTTTTGGGCCCCGAGGGGGCCCTGAACCGGCTCCTCGTGCCGGTTCTTAGGCGGGTTGGGGAGGCTTGGCACAAGGGGGAGGTGGGGGTGGCGGAGGAGCACCTCGCCACCACCTTCCTCCGGGCCCGGCTGCACGAACTTTTGGACCTGGTGGGCTTTCCCCCAGGGGCCCCCATCCTGGTGACCACCCCGCCCGGGGAGCGGCACGAGATCGGGGCCATGCTGGTCGCCTTTAGCCTCAGGCGGCGGGGCCTGCCCGCCCTCTACCTCGGCCCCGACACGCCCCTACCCGACCTGAAGCGCCTGGGGGAGCGCCTTCAGGCCAGGGCCGTGGTCCTCTCCGCCCTGCTCTCCGAGCCCTTAAAGGCCTTGCCCCAAGGGGCCCTCTCCCGCCTCGCCCCCAGGGTCTACCTGGGCGGGCAAGGGGCAAGCCCCGAGGAGGCTAAAAGGCTTGGCGCACGGTTTGTGGAGGGCCTCGAGGCCCTCGCTGAGGAGCTCCAAAGCCCCGAAGGGGGGGAAAGGAAGGGAACATGA
- a CDS encoding helix-turn-helix domain-containing protein yields the protein MKRFGRKETIYLRGENAHTLYRLEEGLVRIVELLPDGRLLTLRHVLPGDYFGEEALEGKGYRYTAEAMTEAVVQGLDPRAMDHEALRQVARNLARQMRRVHAYEAHLQMGELRARIARYLLFLADTPASFRDERGLYVTASHEEIADATASTRESVSKILSDLRHEGLIATAYRRVYLLDLRALEKEAEGALEAA from the coding sequence ATGAAGAGGTTCGGCCGCAAGGAGACCATCTACCTGAGGGGAGAGAACGCCCACACCCTCTACCGCCTGGAGGAGGGGCTGGTGCGCATCGTGGAGCTTCTTCCAGACGGGCGCCTCCTCACCCTCCGCCACGTCCTGCCCGGCGACTACTTCGGGGAGGAGGCCCTGGAGGGCAAGGGCTACCGCTATACCGCCGAGGCCATGACCGAGGCCGTGGTCCAGGGCTTGGACCCCAGGGCCATGGACCACGAGGCCCTCCGCCAGGTGGCGAGAAACCTTGCCCGGCAGATGCGCCGCGTCCACGCTTACGAGGCCCACCTGCAAATGGGGGAGCTCAGGGCCAGGATCGCCCGCTACCTCCTTTTCCTGGCCGACACTCCGGCCTCCTTCCGGGACGAAAGGGGGCTTTACGTCACGGCCTCCCACGAGGAGATCGCCGACGCCACGGCTTCCACCCGGGAGTCCGTCTCCAAGATCCTCTCTGACCTCCGCCATGAGGGGCTCATCGCCACCGCCTACCGCCGGGTCTACCTCTTGGACCTGAGGGCCTTGGAGAAGGAGGCGGAAGGCGCCCTCGAGGCCGCCTAG
- a CDS encoding NAD-dependent epimerase/dehydratase family protein — protein sequence MRVFVVGGTGFVGRALVALLLERGHTPVVLARRPRDLPPGAVFLRGDITREVPDLRGMEAAIYLAGIIREGEETFRAVHVEGVRNLLAGMRRAGVGRLLHMSALGARRGTRSRYYETKAEGEELVRGSGLSYAIFRPSLIFGPGDEFFGKVLKGLVCNPLPFVPLLGDGGFPFRPVYVGDVAEAFVRALEGGLEGSFDLVGPKEYAFRELLALVMRVVGRPKPFLPIPLFLLDLLVPLLSLLPFAPLTQDQYVMLKEGNTAPFPPPADLLPRLTPLEEVLPGYLRC from the coding sequence ATGCGGGTCTTCGTGGTAGGGGGCACGGGCTTCGTGGGGCGGGCCCTGGTGGCCCTCCTTTTGGAGCGGGGCCACACCCCCGTGGTCCTGGCGAGAAGGCCTAGGGACCTTCCCCCGGGGGCGGTCTTCCTCCGGGGGGACATCACCCGGGAGGTGCCGGACCTAAGGGGGATGGAGGCCGCCATTTACCTGGCGGGCATCATCCGGGAGGGGGAGGAGACCTTCCGGGCCGTGCACGTGGAGGGGGTGAGGAACCTGCTTGCGGGCATGCGCCGGGCCGGGGTGGGGCGGCTTCTCCACATGTCCGCCCTGGGGGCGAGGCGGGGCACCCGGAGCCGCTACTACGAGACCAAGGCGGAAGGGGAGGAGCTCGTGCGGGGAAGCGGCCTCTCCTACGCCATCTTCCGCCCGAGCCTCATCTTCGGACCCGGGGACGAGTTCTTCGGGAAGGTCCTCAAGGGCCTCGTCTGCAACCCCCTCCCCTTCGTGCCCCTCCTGGGGGACGGGGGCTTCCCCTTCCGGCCCGTGTACGTGGGGGATGTGGCCGAGGCCTTCGTGAGGGCGCTGGAGGGGGGCCTCGAGGGCAGCTTTGACCTCGTGGGGCCCAAGGAGTACGCCTTCCGGGAGCTCCTCGCCCTGGTGATGAGGGTGGTGGGGAGGCCGAAGCCCTTCCTCCCCATCCCCCTTTTCCTCCTGGACCTCTTGGTCCCCCTGCTGAGCCTCCTCCCCTTCGCCCCCCTGACCCAGGACCAGTACGTGATGCTCAAGGAGGGGAACACCGCCCCCTTTCCCCCTCCCGCCGACCTCCTCCCCCGCCTCACCCCCTTGGAAGAGGTCCTGCCCGGTTACCTCCGCTGCTGA
- a CDS encoding crossover junction endodeoxyribonuclease RuvC codes for MVVLGVDPGITHLGLGVVEVRGPQKARLLHGEVVRTSARERAQERVGRIHARVKEALLAFRPEALAVEEQFFYRQNELAYKVGWALGAVLVAAFEAGVPAYAYGPMQVKQALAGHGHAGKEEVALMVRGILGLRETPGPSHLADALAIALTHAFYARLGVAKPL; via the coding sequence GTGGTCGTCCTGGGCGTGGACCCCGGCATCACCCACCTGGGCCTGGGGGTGGTGGAGGTCAGGGGCCCCCAGAAGGCCCGCCTCCTCCACGGGGAGGTGGTGAGGACCTCCGCCCGGGAGAGGGCCCAGGAACGGGTGGGCCGCATCCACGCCCGGGTCAAGGAGGCCCTCCTCGCCTTCCGCCCTGAGGCCCTGGCGGTGGAGGAGCAGTTTTTTTACCGCCAAAACGAGCTCGCCTACAAGGTGGGCTGGGCCCTGGGGGCGGTCCTGGTGGCGGCCTTTGAGGCGGGGGTGCCCGCCTACGCCTACGGGCCCATGCAGGTGAAGCAGGCCCTGGCGGGCCACGGACACGCGGGCAAGGAGGAGGTGGCCCTCATGGTCCGGGGCATCCTGGGGCTCCGGGAGACCCCCGGGCCCAGCCACCTGGCGGACGCCCTGGCCATCGCCCTCACCCACGCCTTCTACGCCCGCCTGGGCGTGGCGAAGCCCCTTTGA
- the ftsZ gene encoding cell division protein FtsZ: MEGAVIKVIGLGGAGNNAVNRMIEAGLSGVEFVAANTDAQVLAKSLADHRIQLGEKLTRGLGAGANPEIGEKAALEAEDLIAEALEGADLVFLTAGMGGGTGTGSAPVVADIAKRLGALTVAVVTRPFSFEGPKRLKVAEEGIRKLKERVDAMVVVQNDRLLSAVDKKMSLKDAFLIADRVLYHGVKGITDVINLPGLINVDFADVKALLEGAGQVLMGIGAGRGENRVEEAAKTATQSPLLERSIEGAKRLLLNVVGSEDLSLMEAAEVVERVREATGHEEVDILYGVTYDERAQDELRVILIAAGFGESTVVPRPIRPLDFPAHTDAYNYDIPAFIRYGDGDFLPKRGN, translated from the coding sequence ATGGAAGGAGCCGTCATCAAGGTGATCGGGCTGGGGGGAGCGGGGAACAACGCGGTAAACCGGATGATTGAGGCCGGGCTTTCGGGGGTGGAGTTCGTGGCCGCCAACACCGACGCCCAGGTCCTGGCCAAGAGCCTCGCCGACCACCGCATTCAGCTTGGGGAGAAGCTCACCCGGGGCCTGGGGGCGGGGGCGAACCCGGAGATCGGGGAGAAGGCGGCCCTCGAGGCCGAAGACCTCATCGCCGAGGCCCTGGAGGGGGCGGACCTGGTCTTCCTCACCGCGGGCATGGGGGGCGGCACGGGCACGGGAAGCGCCCCGGTGGTGGCGGACATCGCCAAGCGCCTGGGGGCCCTCACCGTGGCCGTGGTGACCCGGCCCTTCAGCTTTGAAGGCCCCAAGCGGCTGAAGGTGGCCGAGGAGGGGATAAGGAAGCTCAAGGAGCGGGTGGACGCCATGGTGGTGGTCCAAAACGACCGCCTCCTCTCCGCCGTGGACAAGAAGATGAGCCTCAAAGACGCCTTCCTCATCGCCGACCGGGTCCTCTACCACGGGGTCAAGGGGATCACCGACGTGATCAACCTCCCCGGCCTCATCAACGTGGACTTCGCCGACGTCAAGGCCCTTCTGGAGGGGGCCGGCCAGGTCCTCATGGGCATCGGCGCCGGGCGCGGGGAGAACCGCGTGGAGGAAGCGGCCAAGACCGCCACCCAGAGCCCCCTCCTGGAGCGCTCCATTGAGGGGGCCAAGAGGCTCCTCCTCAACGTGGTGGGGTCGGAGGACCTCTCCCTCATGGAGGCGGCGGAGGTGGTGGAGCGGGTGCGGGAGGCCACGGGCCACGAGGAGGTGGACATCCTCTACGGGGTCACCTACGACGAAAGGGCCCAGGACGAGCTCCGGGTCATCCTCATCGCCGCCGGCTTCGGGGAGAGCACCGTGGTACCCAGGCCCATCCGCCCCCTGGACTTCCCCGCCCACACCGACGCCTACAACTACGATATCCCCGCCTTCATCCGCTACGGGGACGGGGATTTCCTCCCCAAGCGGGGCAACTAA
- the ftsA gene encoding cell division protein FtsA: protein MIIAGLDVGTSKVTTVIGELAPDGILDIIGEGTVPSQGLKRGVVVNLERTAEAIRQSVHQAERVAGVQVARVVVGVGGAHLKSVTSHGLAAIRRGHSIAEADVERAIEQAKAYPLDGEQELLHALPLEFKVDGQEGIRDPVGMAGVRLEVDVHLVAAGRGPLANLRRAVEDAGLEVEALVAQTLACGLGALTPEEEHMTVLVLDVGGGTTDVAVFREGRLAHSAVLPLGGDHVTQDIAQLLKIPFEEAERVKKKYGAALPELADPELVLEINQEGGSLGEVPAPELSRIIRPRLREILHLARQSVDEALGPLEIKVNRVVLTGGTALLRGFDLLARHQYGLPVRIGKPHGVSGLTDVVATPAHATAVGLVRYGASLPPRPLEARPRRERKERREESPQGVGFWARLKEIINNLF, encoded by the coding sequence ATGATCATCGCCGGATTGGACGTAGGCACCAGCAAGGTGACCACCGTCATTGGGGAGCTGGCCCCTGACGGCATCCTGGACATCATCGGGGAGGGCACCGTCCCTTCCCAGGGGCTCAAGCGGGGGGTGGTGGTCAACCTGGAGCGCACCGCGGAGGCCATCCGCCAGAGCGTCCACCAGGCGGAAAGGGTGGCTGGGGTCCAGGTGGCGCGGGTGGTGGTGGGGGTGGGCGGGGCCCACTTAAAGAGCGTGACCAGCCACGGCCTGGCCGCCATCCGCCGGGGCCACAGCATCGCCGAGGCCGACGTGGAACGGGCCATAGAGCAGGCCAAGGCCTACCCCCTGGATGGGGAGCAGGAGCTCCTCCACGCCCTGCCCCTGGAGTTCAAGGTGGACGGGCAGGAGGGCATCCGCGACCCCGTGGGCATGGCGGGGGTCCGCCTCGAGGTGGACGTGCACCTGGTGGCCGCGGGCAGGGGGCCCTTGGCCAACCTTCGCCGGGCGGTGGAGGATGCGGGCCTCGAGGTGGAGGCCTTGGTGGCCCAGACCCTGGCCTGCGGCCTCGGAGCCCTCACCCCGGAGGAGGAGCACATGACGGTCCTGGTCCTGGACGTGGGCGGGGGTACCACGGATGTGGCCGTCTTCCGGGAAGGCCGCCTGGCCCACTCCGCCGTGTTGCCCCTCGGCGGCGACCACGTCACCCAGGACATCGCCCAGCTCCTGAAGATCCCCTTTGAGGAGGCGGAGCGGGTGAAGAAGAAGTACGGGGCCGCCCTCCCGGAGCTCGCGGACCCCGAGCTCGTCCTGGAGATCAACCAGGAGGGGGGCTCGCTGGGAGAGGTGCCCGCTCCGGAATTATCCCGCATCATCCGTCCCCGCCTCAGGGAGATCCTCCACCTGGCCCGCCAGTCCGTGGACGAGGCCCTGGGCCCTCTGGAGATCAAGGTGAACCGTGTGGTCCTCACCGGGGGGACGGCCCTCCTCCGGGGCTTTGACCTCCTCGCCCGGCACCAGTACGGCCTTCCGGTGAGGATCGGGAAACCCCACGGGGTCTCGGGCCTCACCGACGTGGTGGCCACCCCGGCCCACGCCACGGCCGTGGGCCTGGTGCGCTACGGGGCCAGCCTACCCCCCCGGCCCCTCGAGGCCCGGCCGAGGCGGGAGAGGAAGGAGAGGCGGGAGGAAAGCCCGCAGGGTGTGGGCTTCTGGGCCCGCCTCAAGGAGATTATCAACAATCTATTCTGA
- a CDS encoding cell division protein FtsQ/DivIB, which translates to MGAMRAILASLVLATLYVASLVLFPVEKVEVVGLKHLKEAEVLARIRLHPGEAWLWVAPSRALPLLQDPWVAEVRLEKPRLGEVRLWVRERQPFLPLGDGSALAEDGTLLPGGAPWAPGPRVEGKGPLPKAELLALARAYPKATALRYTPAGFWVEVQGSLLFAPEARFLLEYAQVDRPLGSRIYLYSWGVSVSP; encoded by the coding sequence ATGGGCGCCATGAGGGCCATCCTGGCCTCCCTCGTCCTCGCCACCCTCTACGTGGCCAGCCTGGTCCTCTTCCCCGTGGAGAAGGTGGAGGTGGTGGGGCTTAAGCACCTGAAGGAGGCCGAGGTGCTGGCCCGCATCCGCCTCCACCCAGGGGAGGCCTGGCTTTGGGTGGCCCCCTCCCGCGCGCTGCCCCTCCTGCAGGACCCCTGGGTGGCGGAGGTCCGCCTGGAAAAGCCCCGTCTTGGGGAGGTGCGCCTTTGGGTGCGGGAGCGGCAGCCCTTCCTGCCCCTAGGGGACGGCTCCGCCCTGGCGGAGGACGGCACCCTCCTCCCCGGCGGCGCCCCCTGGGCCCCGGGCCCCCGGGTGGAGGGGAAGGGCCCCCTGCCCAAGGCCGAGCTCCTGGCCCTGGCCCGGGCCTACCCCAAGGCCACGGCCCTCCGCTACACCCCGGCGGGGTTTTGGGTGGAGGTCCAAGGAAGTCTCCTCTTCGCCCCGGAGGCCCGGTTTCTGCTAGAGTATGCCCAAGTGGACCGGCCATTAGGGAGTCGGATTTACCTGTATTCCTGGGGGGTGAGCGTAAGCCCATGA
- a CDS encoding UDP-N-acetylmuramate dehydrogenase — protein MRVERVLLKDYTTLGVGGPAELWTVETREDLKRATEAPYRVLGNGSNLLVMDEGVPERVIRLAGEFQEYDLKGWVGAGALLPLLVQEAARAGLSGLEGLLGIPAQVGGAVKMNAGTRFGEMADALEAVEVFHGGAFHIYLPEELGFGYRQSHLPPGGIVTRVKLRLRERPLEEIRRRMAEVDAARKGQPKRKSAGCAFKNPPGQSAGRLIDERGLKGLRVGDAMVALEHGNFIVNLGQAKAKDVLALLKRIQEELPLELEWEVWP, from the coding sequence ATGAGGGTTGAGCGGGTGCTTCTGAAGGACTACACCACCCTGGGGGTGGGGGGGCCGGCGGAGCTTTGGACCGTGGAGACCCGGGAGGACCTCAAGAGGGCCACGGAAGCCCCTTACCGGGTCCTTGGAAACGGCTCCAACCTCTTGGTGATGGACGAAGGGGTGCCGGAGCGGGTGATCCGCCTGGCGGGGGAGTTCCAGGAGTACGACCTGAAGGGCTGGGTGGGCGCGGGAGCCCTCCTCCCCCTCCTGGTCCAGGAGGCGGCCAGGGCGGGGCTATCGGGCCTCGAGGGCCTCCTCGGCATCCCCGCCCAGGTGGGCGGCGCGGTGAAGATGAACGCGGGCACCCGCTTCGGGGAGATGGCGGACGCCCTGGAGGCGGTGGAGGTCTTCCACGGGGGGGCGTTCCACATCTACCTGCCGGAGGAGCTCGGGTTCGGCTACCGCCAAAGCCACCTGCCCCCCGGGGGCATCGTCACCCGGGTCAAGCTCCGGCTAAGGGAGCGGCCCCTGGAGGAGATCCGGCGGCGCATGGCCGAGGTGGACGCGGCGAGGAAGGGCCAACCCAAGCGCAAGAGCGCCGGATGCGCCTTCAAAAACCCCCCTGGCCAGTCCGCGGGCCGCCTCATAGACGAAAGGGGCCTGAAGGGCCTAAGGGTGGGGGACGCCATGGTGGCCCTGGAGCACGGCAACTTCATCGTGAACCTGGGCCAGGCCAAGGCCAAGGACGTGCTGGCGCTCCTCAAGCGCATCCAGGAGGAGCTGCCCCTGGAGCTGGAATGGGAGGTCTGGCCGTGA